The following DNA comes from Proteiniborus ethanoligenes.
GACAAAGCTCTAGACAAGGAAATAACCCGAAAAATTCAGATGATATTCCAAGATCCGATGGCTTCATTAAATGAAAGGGCAAAGGTGGATTATATAGTATCTGAAGGTCTATATAATATAAAAAACTACAGTAATGAAGAAGAAAGAAAAGCAAAGGTAGAGAAAGCGCTGTTAGACGTTGGGCTATTGCCGGAATTTGCAAGCCGTTTTCCTCATGAGTTTTCAGGTGGGCAAAGACAGAGAATAGGAGTAGCCAGATCTCTAATAATGGAGCCTGAGCTAATCATAGCTGATGAACCTATATCTGCACTAGATGTTTCTATTAGGGCACAGGTTTTGAATTTATTATCCCAGCTTCAAAAGGAAAAGGGATTAACCTATCTATTTATAGCTCATGATTTGTCTGTAGTACGCTTTATAACAGATAGATTAGCTGTAATTCATAAAGGGAAAATAGTTGAAATGGCCGATACAGAAATGATTTTTGAAAACCCCTTGCACCCTTATACTCGTGCCCTGCTATCAGCTATACCAATACCAGACCCTAGGGCAGAAAAGAAAAAAATATTAGAAACATACGACTTTACCATGCATGATTATGAGAATAATCCACCCAAATGGATAGAAATAGAGAAGGACCACTATGTATTAGCTAATGAAGCAGAAGCTGTAGAATATAGAAAAATACTGGAGAGAAATAAAAAATGATAAGACCAAAGCCGTTAAAAAAAGGAGACACTATAGGCTTAGTAGGTACCTCTAGCCCCACACCACCTGAAAGAATAAAGCCCGCCATAGAGGCCATGGAAGCTCTGGGCTTAAATGTAGTTCTTGGAGAAAGCTGTTATGCTACCCATGGCTATCTTTCTGGAAAGGATGAACTAAGAGCTAGAGATATAAATATGATGTTTCAAAATCCGTCAATATCTGGAGTATTTAGTATTAGAGGTGGATATGGTTCAGCTAGAATACTCTCTTTATTAGACTTCCAAATGATAAAATCAAATCCAAAGATTTTTGCAGGCTATAGCGATGTAACTTCACTTCATATAGCATTTAATCAAATCTGTAATATGGTCACTTTTCATTCACCAATGCCTTCAACAGAGCTATATAATAACGTAGATAGCTATACCATGGATTCTTATATTGATAATATTTTTAGTGAAAATCCCTTAGGACTTATAAAAAATCCAGAAGGTATAGAGCTTAAGACCCTAGTTAAAGGAGAGGGTGAGGGAATATTAATTGGAGGCAATTTATCATTACTTGCAGCATCAATAGGCACAAAATACGAAATTGATACTAAGGGGAAGATTTTATTCATAGAGGAAGTCGATGAAGAGCCTTATAGAATAGATAGGATGCTGCTACAGCTTAAGGAGGCTGGGAAGCTAAAGGATGCGGAAGGAATAATTTTAGGAGCATGGACAAATTGTACTTCAAAGGAGCCTGAAAAGAGCTTATCCCTAATGGAAATATTTAAAGAGCTAATAGCTCCTGAGAACAAGCCAACTATTTACAATTTTAAATGCGGTCATTGCCTACCTACTGCAACTTTACCCTTAGGCAG
Coding sequences within:
- a CDS encoding oligopeptide/dipeptide ABC transporter ATP-binding protein; this translates as MPNKDKEILLEVKNLRVEFGKKKKNRFAAVNDVSFHIYKGEIFGLVGESGSGKTTIGRAIIRLNETSGGEIFFKGAKINGKIDKALDKEITRKIQMIFQDPMASLNERAKVDYIVSEGLYNIKNYSNEEERKAKVEKALLDVGLLPEFASRFPHEFSGGQRQRIGVARSLIMEPELIIADEPISALDVSIRAQVLNLLSQLQKEKGLTYLFIAHDLSVVRFITDRLAVIHKGKIVEMADTEMIFENPLHPYTRALLSAIPIPDPRAEKKKILETYDFTMHDYENNPPKWIEIEKDHYVLANEAEAVEYRKILERNKK
- a CDS encoding S66 peptidase family protein — its product is MIRPKPLKKGDTIGLVGTSSPTPPERIKPAIEAMEALGLNVVLGESCYATHGYLSGKDELRARDINMMFQNPSISGVFSIRGGYGSARILSLLDFQMIKSNPKIFAGYSDVTSLHIAFNQICNMVTFHSPMPSTELYNNVDSYTMDSYIDNIFSENPLGLIKNPEGIELKTLVKGEGEGILIGGNLSLLAASIGTKYEIDTKGKILFIEEVDEEPYRIDRMLLQLKEAGKLKDAEGIILGAWTNCTSKEPEKSLSLMEIFKELIAPENKPTIYNFKCGHCLPTATLPLGSRARIDGEKTSIYVID